In the genome of Mercurialis annua linkage group LG8, ddMerAnnu1.2, whole genome shotgun sequence, the window TCCGAACTTTGATGAGAGTATCACTATTCTTTTGGCTTCCTTCTTATCCTCGGGGAGTATTCCATTAGCCAGGTATGCTGTGAGGGGGGACATCCAGGTTTCTTCCCCTTCTACCATCAGTACTTCGccttcttcaatttcttcttgAAAGCTAGGCTGTCGTTTGATTTCATGAGGGATGTTTCTCATTGAGTCGTAATTCTTTGTTGCTGCCCACTTTGCCAATTCGTCTGATCTTCCATTCATTGCTCTGGGTATTTGCTGTAGCGACCAGGATCGCCCATTATCGGCAAAGAAGGTTTTGGCCTGCTTGGCGTACTTCTTCAACGTAGCTTCTTTTACTTCGAAGTTCCCTGAGACTTGGTTCACAACCAGTTGTGAATCACTGTAGATCTGGACTTTGGAGATATTGAGCTCTTCGCATAATTGCAACCCTGTTATCAGCGCCTCATATTCCGCAACATTGTTGGAAGCTGGAAATTCGAGTCTTGCTGAGTATTCCATTTGGATTCTTCCTGGTCCTTTGAGCACGACTCCGATGCCCGCTCCTTCTCCGCAAACTGCTCCATCGACGTGTATCTCCCATGGAGTCGTTTTGTCCTCCATGGGTTCTTTGAATGTTAATTCTGCGAAGAAGTCGGCTAGTGCTTGAGCTTTCAATGCTTTCCGAGCTTCATAGATAACGCCCAGACTTCCTATTTTGACTGCCCATTCTGCTATGCGTCCACTTGTCTCTGCCTTCTGGAGGATTTTTCGTAATGGTTGGTCGGTCCGTACAATGACTTGGTGCCCTTCGAAGTAATGTCGGAGCTTGATGGTGGCGGTGTATACGCACAGCGCCAGCTTCTCCAACTTCGGGTATCTCAGCTCCGCATCTCTGAGTACTTTGCTAATGTAGTAGATCGGGTATTGTTCGCCTCCTTTTTCCGACACCAATACTCCTGCTATTGTTTCGTCAGAGCAAGAGATGTATAAGTATAACACGTCGCCCGGATCCGGTCTCGCCAACAGTGGGGGCGAGGATAGGAAGCTTTTCAATTCTTCAAACGCCTGCTGGCATTCTGCTGTCCATGTGAAGTTCTTGATCTGTTTCAGGGTTTTGAAGAAAGGCAGGCATCGTTTTGCCGAGCAGGACATGAACCGACCTAGAGCCGTGATCCGGCCATTGAGCTTCTGGACTTCATGTATGCTCCGTGGCGGTGTCATTTTTAAGACCGCTTCGATTTTATCTGGGTTAGCCTCGATACCCCTCTGAGAGACCATGTATCCCAAGAACTTGCCTGCCGGTACTCCGAATACGCATTTTTCCGGATTGAGTTTTAGCTGGTATCTCTTTAGCGTCTCCAGGACTATCTTCACATCTGTTGGGTGGTCTTCAGCTCGGATGCTTTTGATaatcatgtcatccacataaacttccatgtgtTTTCCTATCTGATCTCTGAATATTGAGTTCACCAGCCGCTGATATGTGGCTCCTGCGTTCTTCAGACCGAAGGGCctcattttgtaacaaaataatccCTGGTCCGTTATGAAGGTCGTCTTCTCCTGATCTTCAGGTGCCATGGGTATCTGATGATATCCCGCCTTGGCATCTAGGAATGTATAGAGGGCGTGACCTGCTGTGGAGTCTACTAACTGATCAATGTGTGGAAGTGGGAAACTATCTTTGGGACATGCTTTATTCAGATCTGTGAAGTCCACGCACATTCGGTAAGTGCCATTGGACTTTTTTACCATCACCACATTTGCTACCCACTTGGGGTAATAGGCGTCTTTGATCACGTTTGCTGCTTTTAACCGGGCGACCTCTTCTGCGATGGCGAGTTGTTTTTTGGGCGAGTGCCTTCTCTTCTTCTGTATCACTGCCTTCGCGTCGGTCGCTATGTTTAACCGATGACATATGACGTCCGGGTCTACTCCGATCAATTCGTCTGTTGTCCAGGCAAAGGAGTCTCCAAGCGATCTGAGGTTTTCTGTCAGAGAtcgtttgatttcttcttctagCTCATCTCCCACTTCTATATCCTTTCCTGGGGATAATTCGATTTTCTCAGTTCGCCCATAATGCTCCGCCCTTTCCTTCTTCTCTGGAGGTTCCATTGTTAGTACTGGCAAGGTTATATGAACTTTCCTGAGAGCTATAAAGTATGCTTTTCTGGCTGACTTTTGGCATCCTCTGACTTCGGCATCGCCTTCTCTGGTTGGGATTTTCATCAGTAGGTACCTCATGCAAATGGATGCGCACGTATCGTGCAAGAGTGGCCTTCCGAGAATTGCGTTGTATGCGAAATCCATATTGACCACCATGAATTCTGCTCGGATCTCTTTGTAGAGCTCTCCATCCCCTAGTTGGATGTTTATCTCCAGTGATCCTTCCACCTGTACAGATTTGCCTCCTAGTCCCACCAGTGGAGTAGAGACATGTGTCAACGTCTCTTTTTTGAGTCCAATTCTGCCGAACACCTCCATCGTGATCATGTTTACTGAACTTCCCGTGTCTACAAGCATTCGAGATACCTCGAAATTGTTGAGTCGCCCCTTGACAACTAGGGCGTCCTCATGGGGGACTGATAAGCCGTGACTATCGCCCTCCGAAAAAGATACGCTTCCGAATTTCTTAGCATTTGGTGCACCTGGGCTAACTGAGTAGACTGTTCTTGCAGCTTTCTTTCTTGTAGTATTGCTGTCTCCTCCGGTCGATCCGCCCATTATTACGTTAACCACGCCTGCTGGCTCTGGTCTGGGTCTTCTGGCGATTTCTTCTTTccgctctttctttctttctgattcCGTCTCTCTGGCTTCGGTGTCCCTTTTTACGAACTGGGAAAGGGATCCCCTTTCTATCAGCTTCTCTATCTCCTCCTTCAGGTGCCAGCATTCATCTGTGGTGTGGCCGTTGTCTCTGTGAAATTCACAGTATTTGCTATTGTCTCTTTTGCTGGCTGATGCAGCGTTCATCTTCCTTGGCCATCTGACCTTCTCTCGGCTGTCTTTCACCCAAAACAGTACGTTGGTTCTGGTTGTGTTCAGGGGCGTATATCGCCTATCTTcgtcttttttccttttatttctgaaatggtCGTTGCCTTTTTCTCCGAACCTCTTTCCTATGGGCGATCTGTCCCCATTTCTTCTTTCCGCAAACGTTCGTTCTTCTGCCCGTCCGAGGCGATTCTCTATCTCTCTCTGGCCATCATCCACTCTGATCTGTGTATGTGCGATGGTCATCAGTGTGGTAaatgattttggtgatttagccAACAATTCCTTTCGTAGGTCGGAGTTAGTAGTTCCATTGAGTAATGCTGTGTAGGCGATCTCCTGGCTCAGGTCTTCTATCTGCATCGCCTCtttattgaatctttctacATACTTCCTGAGTGTCTCTCCTTCCCATTGCATGATGGCCAGCAGGTCTGTGGACAGCTTCTTTTGAGGGATGCATGCTACGAATCTAGCCTGAAAAAGTCCTGAGAATTGTTTGAACGTCAGCACTGATCCTGGCTTTAAACTCTGGTACCATTCCTGCGCCAGACCTTTTAAGGTAGTAGGAAAAAGTTTGCATAGTACGTGATCCAAGTTTGTTTGAACATTTATCACCGCTTGGAATTTGTGAATATGGCTCTTGGGACAGCCTGTTCCATCGTATGACTCCAAATTTGGGGGGTATCTGAACTTTGTAGGGAACTCGTGAGAGATGATGAAATCTGCAAGTGGTGAGTCACTTCGAAGAGAGATGTCTACGTCTTCACATCTTATTCCAAGCCTGCTCATGACTTGACGGACTTTTTCCTCCAGATGCTCTTCTCCGCCTTTGACGGTGTGTTGTTCATCCATCCAACGTTCTTCGTCTGGAATTACAATGGGGGCATTTTGTTTCTTTGCGGAATTTTCAGGGGCACCTTCCTCTCGCATCGGTTCTTTTCCCTTGTCCATGGTTGACGTTGACTTCTGTACTGGTGATTTCGCTGATCCCTGCTCTGGCGATTTTGACGAGATACTCTGTTTGATGTCTTTGAGTAGACTGGTGATTTCTAGGAAAGCCTTGAACATTGCTTGGTTGTTGATTGGCTCTTCATCAGGTGCTATGGCCATCGGCGGTATCGTCTGTCTTATCGCCAGGGGGTCgctggtttctccttcttcgctGGTTGGGGGAAACAGATTTAGGGCCGGTGGTTCTGTTTCCCTGTCTTCTCTGTTGGTAGCCGGTAGAGTATTATCTCGTGGGGGATCCATTCTTGAAAAAGCAAATTCTGAAAAGTATCTAAAAGGAACGACGAAACTAATAAGTTCCACGTTCACCGCACCAAatgatacaggtcgatctttaaagggtcgcccgtactgtttttcctgcacaagtaacaaatataagctcaaaggacctcaggcttgctcagcctgaaagccactccgatgcttaagtcagagagggttttttggtaggtaaatggatgtaagagtatttaagtctgatttgtgcttacccttctcagcattcggtggcttccttttataatgagtttgAAGCAGTTGTTATCTGGGAAATCGTGGGTTTATCCCACGATTATTGATAGtggtgaaggcacgttcccgattatcccgggtagtgggtgtcagggaacGGAGTGGATGAGGTTGTCTAAATGGCAGACCTGGATAagtccgcccgagacagacatgggcgatACTCGTTGGAGACccgttgggcgagcatagcattcgttaggcgatgcttggagttcggatattattaggtcggtatcattaataaatgtagatattggtataaactcatctcagtatatctgaccccgttattttcccaatttttcccagggctatgatctgagagagtctggtgatctccgcatttacttttcttcggaggttctctttatttttgataaactgtaaaactgttttgtTCTtggaccgcagtagttgactagacgtctttattttattttattttagttgttgtcggattggtccgactggattattattactttggcatgttatactactattcagaattatttatgttaaatcgaattaatattattattggaaagtatgttattttaattgctgaatattatgactgttagatttaggctgaagtctcagtcgcccccgagcattggttttctgcaggtttatgtgtttgtatggtaatcgaaaggctagctacgggtttcggtactacattacccataccctagcgccagtcgcgattcatgaaaatgggtcatgacaaacTGGGTATAAGagttttggtttcaaaccaaggccatttgcttgctatgtgtttactctgttaagtatggttgtgtcttaggaactactgcggatataagttgctgtcatgtctttaaaaacatcatctttttattttaaaatattctgcctacaccagtaggattgcgtcgagtaagtcattatatgttgatttgattctgttatttgttaattttatttcacttgggtgaataatttaatgctgttgatttctcgggaaatcctaattgttacttgttttgtttcatacttgggtatgaattacgtgttatttaaattgtcttTCTttaatccttaggatatggacaacgttgttcgtactcgtgctcgtgctgcggcagagcaagaaacTGTGGCTGATTATTCagtttccatggaagtcgatcagaacgtaccaccagtttcggccaatgctggacgtggtagaggtgcaggtagaggtagaggtagaggcagaagagctggtgctggtagaggtggagctagaggacgtggtgcagcaggtgtccaggcaccgaatgtgcagcaggtaccgaatgtgcagcaagcaccgaatgtgcagcaggcaccaggggtgcaacaggcatcgaatatgcaggcgttcgacttcactactttcttggctgagattgtcgaaatgcagaacaaccaggctcttctacAAAATTAGTGTACCGTACTAGGTCAGTTAgagcagcaacagcaacctcaggctggtgcgatagctggtatgggtggacttgctggtgtcggtcacattccgatAGACAGGgagatggtgatgacctacacgaagttgaatccgactacttttgatggtactggggatgctcttgactttttttGAAGAGTTTGAATACAATATtcagagaattcaagctactgatcgtcaatcagtgatgcttgtggagatgtcactgaagggtccagctaaggactggtttcgcgataacatcaggccagagatggctacatcgtcttgggctgattttgtgacaaggttcagaggttactatctacccttctctgttactgagaatttcatagaaaagctgctaaatttgaagaaaggggatagatcagtgacagactacggtacagagtttgtccgtttgtggaggtttgctacagatctacagggtgatcgtgggcgagtgaacgaacgctatatcaggggtttaggctcggaatttcttcctttgcttataggggcagacatggagtttgctcaggtagtggatagtgctcgacggatggagaattcgttgattcattttgggacgatctctgaccctttccagaccctttccagaatcagaagggaaagagtgatcttcctagtgtggggcaacaggccccaatgcagcatggtagtgggaattactacaatggctcttctcaggccaataaagGGAGTCGCCatactcacaacaaagggaggcatagtgctaggagtgctccgtacagctctagtagcagtgggaggaaacgtggttcaggacgcgggtacaatggtggatcgaacattccgttctgccagaattgcagacgcatgcactatggtcagtgtcagttagcttctggaggttgtttctcttgtggccagccgggtcatttttccagggagtgtcAGATATTTGgccagcagatgtctaacttcagtgtggcgcagtcatcttatcagtagcagagacctgcgttaacaaagtctgtagggtactctcaacctgcagcatcttttggtggccagcggggccgtggttccggtggtagaggttttggtggccgtggtacgGTGGTAGcagttccaacagttatggtactaggcagagttctcagcagcagccgcagggtcaggccagagtgtttgctcttactcctcaggatacgcgtgcatcaaatgctgtggtgcaaggtaccattccgatttcttttactgatgctttggtattatttgatgcgggtgtaacccattcgtttgtgtctacatgCTTTGCTTGGAAATTGGGTATGACACCAtttgttttgagtgaacctctagttgtgtctacacctatgtctgaaggtgtagtaggggacgtcgtttatccttcttgtccagtggttattcagggtagagaattatgtgctgattttaTTGTGCTTggcgttctttcttttgatgtcatcttgtgGATGGATTGgatgtcgcgccattatgcttctattaactgtcgagggaagtcagtcgagttcaggatttcaggtgatctacctttttcctttcagggagaaaaggcggagacacctaagaatctgatttccgccatcaagccgaagcggatgttagcaagggttgccagggttttcttgctgtggttcgtgatttggagactagtagtgtgatatgcatagtgttctgatagtgaatgagttcactgatgtgtttccagaggaattgcctagATTagcacctgatcgtgatattgagttttgcattgatgttgtttctggtacagctccgatttcgataccgccgtatcgaatgtctcctgcagagctgaaggagttgaaggaccagttacaagagttgttggatagtggattcatcagaccgagtacttctccatggggtgctacagttctgtttgtgaagaagaaagacggttcctttcgactgtgtatcgactttAGACacttgaacaaggttactgtcaagaacagatattctcttcctcgcatcgatgatttgtttgaccagttgcagggtgcgaagtgtttttccaagattgatttaaggtctgggtatcatcagcttcgaATCcatgatgtagatgtgcctaagacttcTTTTCGGacgcgttatggacattttgagtttctggttatgtcctttggtctgacgaacgcaccagcagcgtttatggatatgatgaacaaagtgttcaagccgtttttagatcaatttgttatcattttcattgatgacatgttgatctattctcggagtgaggaggagcatgcttatcatttgaggactatactacagacgttgcgtgagcatcagttgcatgctaagttctcaaaatgtgagttctggttggatcaggttacctttctaggacaagTAGTGTCGAAAGATGAGATCAAGGTTGATTCGAAAAAAattgaggcagttatggattggcagaggccgaggtcggTTACCGAGATTAGAAGTTTTCTGGGtctagctggctactatcgtcggttcgtgcaagatttctctggaatatctgcaccgttgactaaactgactcataagggtgttaagtttgagtggactgacaagtgcgagcgagctttgagaagctcaaggagattttgactacagctcctgttttggcattgccttctggcgttgacggtttcacagtgtattgtgatgcgtctcggattggtttgggttgcgttctgatgcaacatggacaggtgattgcctatgcttccagacaattaaagaagcatgaggtgaattaccctactcatgatttagagttggcagctgtggtttttgcgctgaaaatctggaggcattatttgtatggtgctacttgtgagattttcactgatcataagagtctaaagtatatctttgatcaaagagagttgaacttgagactgAGGGGGTGGttagaattgctgaaagactacgactgtactattcagtaccatcctggtaaggctaatgtgctatccgatgcgttgagtcgcaagtcttcgggcagtttggctcatatttctgagattgagcgtagacccatggttagagagtggcacagtttgatagcttcaggctatggt includes:
- the LOC126661723 gene encoding uncharacterized protein LOC126661723, which codes for MDPPRDNTLPATNREDRETEPPALNLFPPTSEEGETSDPLAIRQTIPPMAIAPDEEPINNQAMFKAFLEITSLLKDIKQSISSKSPEQGSAKSPVQKSTSTMDKGKEPMREEGAPENSAKKQNAPIVIPDEERWMDEQHTVKGGEEHLEEKVRQVMSRLGIRCEDVDISLRSDSPLADFIISHEFPTKFRYPPNLESYDGTGCPKSHIHKFQAVINVQTNLDHVLCKLFPTTLKGLAQEWYQSLKPGSVLTFKQFSGLFQARFVACIPQKKLSTDLLAIMQWEGETLRKYVERFNKEAMQIEDLSQEIAYTALLNGTTNSDLRKELLAKSPKSFTTLMTIAHTQIRVDDGQREIENRLGRAEERTFAERRNGDRSPIGKRFGEKGNDHFRNKRKKDEDRRYTPLNTTRTNVLFWVKDSREKVRWPRKMNAASASKRDNSKYCEFHRDNGHTTDECWHLKEEIEKLIERGSLSQFVKRDTEARETESERKKERKEEIARRPRPEPAGVVNVIMGGSTGGDSNTTRKKAARTVYSVSPGAPNAKKFGSVSFSEGDSHGLSVPHEDALVVKGRLNNFEVSRMLVDTGSSVNMITMEVFGRIGLKKETLTHVSTPLVGLGGKSVQVEGSLEINIQLGDGELYKEIRAEFMVVNMDFAYNAILGRPLLHDTCASICMRYLLMKIPTREGDAEVRGCQKSARKAYFIALRKVHITLPVLTMEPPEKKERAEHYGRTEKIELSPGKDIEVGDELEEEIKRSLTENLRSLGDSFAWTTDELIGVDPDVICHRLNIATDAKAVIQKKRRHSPKKQLAIAEEVARLKAANVIKDAYYPKWVANVVMVKKSNGTYRMCVDFTDLNKACPKDSFPLPHIDQLVDSTAGHALYTFLDAKAGYHQIPMAPEDQEKTTFITDQGLFCYKMRPFGLKNAGATYQRLVNSIFRDQIGKHMEVYVDDMIIKSIRAEDHPTDVKIVLETLKRYQLKLNPEKCVFGVPAGKFLGYMVSQRGIEANPDKIEAVLKMTPPRSIHEVQKLNGRITALGRFMSCSAKRCLPFFKTLKQIKNFTWTAECQQAFEELKSFLSSPPLLARPDPGDVLYLYISCSDETIAGVLVSEKGGEQYPIYYISKVLRDAELRYPKLEKLALCVYTATIKLRHYFEGHQVIVRTDQPLRKILQKAETSGRIAEWAVKIGSLGVIYEARKALKAQALADFFAELTFKEPMEDKTTPWEIHVDGAVCGEGAGIGVVLKGPGRIQMEYSARLEFPASNNVAEYEALITGLQLCEELNISKVQIYSDSQLVVNQVSGNFEVKEATLKKYAKQAKTFFADNGRSWSLQQIPRAMNGRSDELAKWAATKNYDSMRNIPHEIKRQPSFQEEIEEGEVLMVEGEETWMSPLTAYLANGILPEDKKEAKRIVILSSKFGIYNGQLYKRSFTHPWLRCVNKEEGEYIMKELHEGTCGAHDGASTLVRKALLQGYYWPTMKEQATTLVRGCWPCQQHALVPRKQASEMKPIGSAWPFAQWGMDILGPLPLATGQRKFLVVAIDHFTKWIEFDSAKFRKFCAEYQIDLRFTSVYHPQSNGQTEVANRILLAGLKRRLDECKGRWVEELYSVLWNYRTTPRESTGETPFALAYGTEAVIPVEIGAPTPRTEDNQLNLEENEEELRNNLDLLVEKINRSDIRMEAYRQKMAKHFNSHVKKRKFKLGDLVMRKTEVKKGEAGSGKLQPNWEGPYTISEVIKEGTFKLTNSMGRIIPRTWNANNLRKI